TTGAAAAGGTGTTCTTTGAGGAATAAGCGTATCATACACTCACGTAAAGCACCAGCAAGAAGAGATGAAATCTCTTAATCAATAACCTGATATTCAATTGACTCTTTTACTTATCTCtacttttactatttttttttcctctctattcttTCTGGTACCttcctttgtttaattttttggtGAAATGAGTtattttccaacccaaaccggcAAACTCAAGGAACTTAAAATACCCAACAATAACATAAGTAAAACGAGCATAGGATATTATCCTCAAGCTGTTTTAGGAACACACACCTTTTCAGCAGGCAAAGACCCACCAGCTCTGTAAAGAACTGGCTTTCCATCTTCTATTGTGAAAAGAGTTCTCTTCTTTTGATTGCTTTTATCAACACCTATAAAATTTTGCAGACAAATTATCAGACACTATTGAAGataccacattttaaaattctcttcaaAATGCACTTTCACTGGAACATTAAGGTTGTGATTTAAAGGCTCTAAGTTTAAGGAATTTAGGCAGAGTTCCTCTGGCACCCTACCGTCCTCTGTTTACATCCAAAGAATTCTgccattaacatttttaaaatacagcccaACTGTGAGAATCTGTACTTTTTGAATCAAACTCAAGAATTTCCTGAGGATGCAACCAAGAAATCACTCCTGCATTTACCTTTCTGggcagtacttttaaaaatatatcaggcACAGCATGTCAGAAATCACTGACTTTGCAGTGGATTGACCTTTTTCTTCATAAGCTGATCTATTGCAGAGAAAAATCTTCAACAGAAAAGAACCAGGGCATATACAAATATACAAGCACAGCTGTAAGTTTTCTGCAAGCAAAACGTAAGTCTGAGAATGAAATACACTCCTATCTTACTGAGCATAAAATCTTCACCTATTCTAAGGACTTAAATCAAGATCTGCCCTTGGTTCTTGGAAAAGCCTAGTGCACAGAACTGAATTTTATCTTTAAGAGTGTAACAACACACTTCTCGCAGGTGTAAAGCTTTACACAAAActgatctttccttttttgcccCTTTTACCAAAACTAATGTGATGAGTGGCTGGAGTCTGAGGTTGGATCACCAGAAATAGAGCTGCAGATGTCACCTCTGCTCTTTGAAATTCTCTCTGGAATTGCTGAAAGagacaaaaggcaaaaaatgtgtagatgtgagAAACATAAATGTAAGCAGCATACAGGCCAGTTTCTGTTTGACTTCTAGCCCTTGCTCACAGAAGCACCGGATGGCCAGGCATGCAATTAAACATGGGGATGTGCAAATACAGGTAGGAATTTAATGTTCACTGGTGGTCCTCTCAAGGGCAGAAAGAGCTGCTCGTGGAACATATACCCTGAAATATTTGTGAATACGAGGAAGATGATTTTGCCATAAGACAGCGCTACAGTGACGCCGTTCATTCTAGTCTCTCAATTTGCCTGCCCCCGCACTGCACACAAAGAGGTGAGCTATGTGGAGTCGCGGGTGCTCCCTTCTGCTCCAGCTGAATcatcttctccctgctgcttgTATTGGCAGGACTGATCCGGCCAGTGCCGGGCTCCACTGCAGCATGCTGCGTTTCATTCCTGACACACCAGCTCTCACCCCACCACTGCTGCTTAAGCATCTCTCCCCCGTGGAGTGTCCTTCTGCCCTTGCTATGACTCTGTTGCAAGGTTCCTCTTTAATTTATGCTTTCAAACATACAGCGATACTGCCGGGGAAAGCCAAAGTCAGCAGCAGGAACTCCTGGAAGCAGTAAAGCACCATCTACCACCTCGCCTGTCAATCTTCTGCACAAGTAGCAAGAGACAATGTTTAGGAGGAAGATGAAAATGATGCTGTGGTGCAGTATTGAGCCAGTGGAGCGGTATCACAAGGTAACACCCGATGCTATCATAGTTTTACTCACTTTTCAGGTTTGTTAGTAAATGCAATATACAGCATTTTAGCTGCATACCTTGCCTCATTTGAAAACAAGACTTGAGCAGAAAGGCTCATTCAAAGAGCCAACATATCCATCTGTTTCTGCTGTACAGgaatatgtatatacacataggCGTGTTACAAGCATTTTAAATTGATcctatttctaaaagaaaagaaggtgTCTAAGGAAAATTACTACCACCAGAAAGGTAGTTGAGGGACCACGTATTTAGAAATACACTCCATTTTCCTGCTGGGAATTACTGCAGCCCTGTACTCGCTATGAATGtttgaagagagaagaaaaccaaaaatccatgtagaaagtaaatatttgctCCCCGACTCTCCCATCCCTAATTCTGTAGGGGGCAGCAGAATCGCACAAACCTTTTGATGGTGGAATTGGATAAATTAATATCTGCCTGGATAAATTAATGTCTGCCTGACTATCCGGTGCGGTGAGAGGTGTTATGGTCCCtcaggggctgggatgctggcaAAGTGATGGATGCTGGTGACGTGATGGATGCTGGTGAGGTAATGGATGATGGTGAGGTGATGGATGATGGTGAGGTGATGGACACCGGCGAGGTGATGGACGGCAGGGAGGGGGCATGTGGCAGACATGCTCCCAATTCAGAAGCCCCCGTTTTCTTGGCAAAGAGAAATTTCCAGGTGGTGCAGTGCAGGCAGAGGGCTCCGGGAATCCCCAGCTGGCAAAACCGGTGCTTCGGAGCTTATCGTAAACCAGCACCATGTACGGATGTTGGCACATTGCCCCGGACCGCGGCAAGAACAGCATCCTTCGCCTAGCgcagcaggctgctgccaaaTTCACTCTTAAAGCCCTGTAGTTTTTTCAGCCCGGATTTCTGTCAAGTGGCGAATGTGGCATGGGTGAGGGACGGTCACCGCCACCCGCCTCACCCGTGCCCCGGAGGAATCATCCGGCCTGCCCTCCGCTTTGCTTCCCGCCTCCGTGTCTTCACCCTCTGTTGGGAGGCTGGTTAGCAAAGgccagccgggcaggggcaggggcaggcccAGGCCCCGGTCCAGGCCCGGCCCGAGGCGGGGGcaggccggcggggcgggaggtgCCCTCTCCCGCGCCGCCCCGGGACTTTGGGCCGAGCGGCGGTcgctccccgcgctgcccgccaTTTGCCGCGCTGCCAGCTGCCATGGCGGGCCGGCACCGGCTCCTGCTGGAGAACGCCCAGCAGCTGGTGCTGGTCTGCGGCCGGGGCGAGGAGTACCTGCTGCGGGAGGCCGCCGCCAGCCTGGCCGTGCTGCGGGACGCCAGCCTGGTGGTGGGGCTGTGAgtgcgggcggccgcggggctggggcgggggcggcggggcttgCTGCGGGAGCGGGTCGCTGCGAGCTGCCCCCGCCTCGACAGCCTGCCCGCCggctgccagcctgcctctgcccggtGGCTGCCTCTGCCCAGCGGCTGCCTCAGCCCGGTGGTTGCCTCAGCCCGGCGGCTGCCTCTGCCCGGCGGTTGCCTCTGCCCGGCGGTTGCCTCTGCCCGGCGGCTGCCTCTGCCCCGTGGTTGCCTCTGCCCGGTGGCGGTGGAACGGCAGCCAGCTGCCTGCATTGAAACATGCCTTTGTAATTGTGATTATTTCAGTCCCTGTCCTGATAACTGCCTTTATAATGCTGTGTTTGCACTTCCCGCCTTGTAAAGATAACTTCTAGCCTGGTGTTGATCATAACTGCTatccttttctgcctctgctgtgtTTCTAGGTGAACTGACCTGAACTAATAGCAATCCTGTAAATAATTTGTGTAATTAATGAAACTATAGTTAGTAATTAACGTCTATAATTACATCTCTCCCATTTCTAAATGTTCTAGCTGCAATATTCGCCTCTTAAAAATTCAGCCATGTAGCATAGAGGTTCCTTCAGTAAGGTACCCATGGTGACTCCTGGTTACTATTCCAGCGGCTTGCAAAGAGCTGGAGAAAGACAAGGCTTAAAGGACAGAGGTGCCGCGTGGGCCCCGGGAAGCTCCTCTCGTGTAGGTGAGGTGGAGCTCCATGCATGGCTGGAGGGGATCCCTCAGGTGCAGTGTAGCGTTCCCAGTATCATCCTCGAGCTCCACTGGGAGAAAATTGCTGTTGAACTGAAGATCAGCCCCAAAGAGCTTTATCCCTATGGCTTCCAAGGGCACAAGGGTATGATTCAGGTCCAGGCAGTGGAGGCTGGCAATGATAGTTTGATTTCTGTGAGGGGAAGAGTGCTCTGCAGATACTTGCTGGAGGAATGCTGTATATTTGCTGATCCACAAGAGAAAAGTAACGTTGTCTAGCAGAAATTAGAACAACAGAATACCAAGGTATCGTCCTGAGGGATGTAAGTAGAGGACATGACAAGTGTTACAGCAAACAATTTGAAATGCATGGCATTACCCCGTTGTTTTCTGTGCATCTGTAAGGTTAGCAAACCACCTCCTGTGTGCCTCTTCAGTCCTGCTGAAGGTCCGTACTCCTGCTTTCAGAAGGTTGTTGCTCCAGGAGCTCTGTCAGTGAGCACTTGACTTTTCAACAGGCTCACGCTTCCTTTGTTCGTTGTCTGTTGTTTGCAGAGATGGTTGTATCAAAGCTGTGGGCCAGGCAGATGTTATTCGCAATCAGTTTTCAGGAGCAACATTTGAAAGAATAATTGACTGCTCCGGGAAGTGTGTGTTACCAGGTAGgtgtatttttttataatgatACAATGCCAAATTGTGGCAAGTGCTTAGAGACAAAGTAAATGTGTATTAAACATCCCTCCatcctttttcctctgtattcAGTACTGGTTTGATAATATCTTGTGTTGAGGGGCAGAGTATCGTAGCTTCCTCATCGGGAGTGCTGCAAGGAAAAAACTGCAGCACTTGGGATGTTTTTTTGGTCTTGATGGTGGAGCTCTGTCTCCTTTTGGTTCGTCTTGCATCTGTTCCTCTGTATCGTAGATCACAACGGTAACATAGCTGGCTCACTGAGTGACTTTTCAGATTCACCTCTGTTTTCTCTACCCTTTCTGCCCATCAGCCGTTCAGCCGCGGAGCTCAGTCTCTCCGTCCTGCCCGCAGCCAGTTGGAGGCAAAAGGGCAATGCAGGATTTTAAGTCACATACTCTGCAActttatgtaattaaaaaacaaacctagGCAAGTCTACTGCATGTTAAACTTTGCAAGTGGTGTTAACACACAAGCTGTTAGACCTCTGTTTCATTTGCAGTGGGCTTGGGCATTCAGTAGTGTTGGTTTGACAGCTCATAGAAAAAGCTCCCACTGGACTAAGTGGACTATTGCTAGAGTAAGTGCTAGCGTACTACACCCAGCCTAAGcactttgctttctttaaaggacACAGACTTAAAAGTCTAATGAACTATTTCAAAGTTTGTAATTTATCCCTTCTTTCACAGTTTGAAAATGTCATCAAAGCAACATGAGGAACTGAGCAAGTGATGCATTTACCTAGAGATGTTTTGCATAAGGTATCAGCCAGTACACctaaaaaatttgaaagaaaattaatagccTTTAAAGAAAATCCTAGGTTTTTAGCtggttggattttctttttctttaaccaaTAGCAGCTTTATAGGGGAGCTTCTGCTGTCCGTTTTATTTGCTTCCATGTTCATAAGCTTTTCTCTTACACAGTGAAATAACCTGAGTGTacatttactttgttttctttaggcCTGGTAGATGCACATACACACCCAGTGTGGGCTGGTGATAGGGTTCATGAGTTTGCAATGAAGGTAATGACATAAAATTacacagctggattttttttcctctttttttatgcATAACTATTTCTACTTTCTAGTGACTCCCATCTGTCATTtgtagaaaaatatataatttctgtCAGATAGTCTAACTGAGGGAGGAGGGATGATTTCTGAATACTGGTAGGCtgagagaggaggctgcagccTTCACAGCCAGCCTtgatatatttttgcattaattgAAGGAATACAGGAGTGCTGCCTTCTATTACCATCTAaatcttgtggggttttttttttcttttttttttttccacataaatgaATTTTTGAGCTAGAGATAGGTTTTCCCCTTGGGCTCAGGGGGAAGCAAATATTCAGAGTAATTCTCTGTATGTGGCTTCTTACATCATTTCTTCACTTaagtggaggggggagaggagggggagggaggaagaattaatggggattttttcccctcctccttttctctctcactgCAAAGAGACCTTAAGGCACTTTCCAGAATCCCTTGGATAGAAAATGCACATTTAATACCTAATTGtatggggggtttgtttgttgtttttttttccccaagctggCAGGTGCGTCCTATATGGAAATCCACCAGGCTGGGGGAGGAATACATTTTACGGTGGAACACACTCGGAAGGCCACAGAAGAAGAGCTGTTCAATACTTTCAAACACCGACTCGAACGCATGCGCAGAGCAGGATCTACGTTGATTGAGTGCAAGAGTGGATATGGCTTAAACTTAGAAACAGAGCTTAAAATGCTCAGGGTGATCGAACGCGCTAAGCAATCCATGGATATTGGCATTTCTTCAACGTACTGTGGAGCTCATTCTGTGCCGAAGTAATACGACTTGATTTTTCTTGCTCTTGTTAAGTATTACTGCTTTGCACTGAAAAGCGGCTGTTATTTTCAGAAAGGTTTCTTCTGCCTAGCCCTCCTAAAATATAACATATTTGAAACAATACCCAGTATTTACAGAAGGTTCTcctaaattttaatttgaaggaaGACGGGGAAGTATTATTTAATGGCTACTAAATGCCAACGTAAGCTTAGTACAGAATCCCTGCCTCCAGCTGATGCTCACACTGAACATAATGTGGATTACAGGGTTTCCTGTACAGAAAGTTCTTCTGCTTCGGTTTGCTGCTACCCTTCAAGCTTAGTCTCTGCCATGAGCTTTTATTTTGACCAgcgaacagaaaaaaatactgtatttaatccTCATATACCTCAGTAAACAAAGCTTAATTATGCTTCCATGCAATGAAGAATTGCATACATCTTCTAGGTATGAGATGAGTAGAAGATTAAAGTAAATGTGTTTAATCAATCACAACTATTTTGATGGCTCAGGTAGACATACCATAACAAGCCTTTCTCACTTTGACATTGTTTTCCCTATGATGAAAATAACATCTTCAAGTTACCAGATTTCGTTGTATGAAAAAATTAATGAGTTTTAGCTCATTATGTGAAACATATGTTTTGACAGACTAAGTAGTAGGCTGCTGCAGAACATGGCATGTAAGATGGAGGCAGGCCTAGCATCACAGGGATACTGTGGCAATATTTAAGAGatgttcattaaaacaaaaaaagcatactCCAAAAAAAATCTACCTCTTCCAACATTCAAGAAAACATGatctaaaaaaatttatttgcaatTTAATTATTGTGTATTTGGGGCAGGACGGCAAATTATCTTTTGTTAATGTAACTATTCAAAAGGAATCCTGTATCATCTTCAGTAACTGGAAGATGGTTAAGAATAAAGTAACTAAAATCTGCTGAAAACGCCAAATTTCTTTCAAGAAGTTCTACTAAAATTTGGAGGGCTTAATGGTAAAACAAAATTGAGGTTTTACCCCAAACTATATATCTTagcccttcctttcctcctcccctaaAAGGCCTTGGGAGGATTTCAGTCAAAATCCTGATAAATAGTCTTTCCCACCAAAATATTCCAAGCATTTCTATAAACTAAGGAAATAAATTCCAGTGTTTTTACAAATATATCAAATGTTACATGTTAGAAAGACAGGTGTACCGTCTCACTCTCTGCACAGTTCTGTCCCCACTGATGCGTGTCAAGCATAACAAAATATAGGTAGTGAGGATATTGTATTTGAAGTAAGGAGAAAAGATAGTTGGGGATTTGAGGAAATTTCCTGAAGGAAATACTGAATTATCTGTATTTTCCAGTTTGAGTCTTCTTAaatcctcttctcttttcattcaAATGTTCATGCCTAGAATATTTTGCTTGAATTTTCTGCTGCCCTTCAAACTTAGTCTCTGCCTCGGTTTTTATTTTGACCAGGAGGAATTCTGCAGTTCTTCCCTGATCCAAGGCCTGATGTTCAGAGCCGTGGTCCTCAGCCTTTGGCTGGCTCCTGAACATCTGGGCCAGTAACATGCTAAGGGAAGCATCCCGCTTTGCTGAGCTCCAGTTTTAAACTCTGAATTTCCTGCAGCTTCAGTAACAGTGGAGGATCGCAAAGGGAACACGTTGCCCGCAGGCTTGGGGCTGGGAATTGCTCTTTGATATTATTTATGCAAATGAGATGATGATCTTGTGGATTCTAGAAGCTGTTAAACAGACATCTTCCAAGCCACTTAAGCTCATGCCAGTTTTCTTCCATCATTATATTCCATAAAACTGCCCTGTAGTTCAGTTATGCATAAATCATCAAACAAAAGAGTAAGATTGatttaactatttttatttaaaccttcTTGATTTATGTAGGTCTTAAAATGTAATGCCCTTTTTTGTTGTAGGTACTTCGTGGCAACTCTTGACTAGATAGCCATTAAAAGTCtaattattttctgattattttggaATTATCATAGTCATGCAAAGTTGTTACTGCCAATTTGCTAacattgaattaatttaaaataattctatttaatgtGAAACAAGAGAGCAATGTTATGCTTGCTCACGAAAAATGCTGCTTAGAcccccccggggctgctgccAAGGAGCTTTGTTAAATTCTTGTTAAGCCATTTGCTTGCTTACTTCTTACACTTGGCTTAATTTACTGTTGCAAGTCTGGCCTCTGACAGCAGAAGCATCACCAGAAAGTTCATTTAATTGATAAAGTTGTCAACTCTTCCATGTTGCCAAGTCTTGCAATATGTGATGTGTCTTGTAAAGCTTCAGTATGTGGAGTCTTAAGAGGAGCCTACTTCCAGAATTGCCAGCGCTGGTTATTCTTTTTTCCCACCTGCAAATTAGCTTTGGGCAGATGTTGAGAACGTGCTGTGTGTATCTGTTCGTGATTTCTAGGTATATGGTAATTCAGTCTGATTTTCTGCTTCTAGAAGGCACCATTGACACATGATTCACATTGACCAGGGGTTGGATcagatgagctccagaggtcctTACACAGTTGTTCTGTGGGACTATGATACGGTGTATTGGTAATAGGCAGTACTTACTAAAGTATGCGCCAAACGGTGCAGGCTACTTTAGTCTGAGCcatcctgaagaaaaataaggctGCTCTGTTTATAGTGATCCTTGTTCCTGtccattgcttttaaaaatgtttccagccTCAGAACTTCTGGTTCGTTAGAAAATGAACCTCAAAAGCTCACAGCAGGGGGGCAAGGAAACAACTGCTCTGTCATCCCTCCAGTCATCATTTTGGCTCATATTCATGATTTTGAGGATGTCtgattctaatttttttttttttttttttttgattggcaAAGCTTCACTGGGCCCTTTTCATCTTCAGGAAGAAATTTTCAAAGTGATTTCCTGAGCAGAAGCCTCTTGCATTAGAACAACGGCAGTTTTGAATTCTTGGGCATTATGTCCCCTCAAAAAGTGAAACCAACACTTAGGTTTCCCTCTGTTTTGTCTTGGCTCTGGTCCTAATCTTTCAGTCCAAATTCCTCCAAAGGCTTcagagtaaaagaagaaaagggaggaggTTGGCATGGTAAAAGCTTGAGCAACCCCAATGACTGTTTCAGTGAGAGGTGAACAAAAGAAGTCCCATAAGCCAGGTTCTGCTCTGCTTTATAACCACACAACCTCGTTTATAAATCTAAGCAGAATTTGGCTTCTTGAATTTACGGCCACTGTAAAACTCCCAACTTTCCTACATGTGGCACTCATATAATGCCAGTCTGTGCATGCTTTCCAGTGCCTGAAATGAGGATTGAGATGTCACAGCGACTTAGCTGCAGTACCTTACTTATCTTTGGAtcttaaaattgcaaaatattaacTCAACTGCAGATTTTGGGATTGTTTGCTCTTTCAGAGGCATTTACTGATCTCTCCTGGGTTATCTTTGTGTAATAGGGGGTTCATAAATGGTTCTGACGTTGGCAAACTGAATCTCAGGAGGCTCCTCTGATTTAGAAAGAGTTATCTAGCTGTCACTCTGAATGATATAAAAGGAGGAGAGGTAAATTTAAAATCATGATTTGTGCTGCATATCCCCTTTGAGCTTTGATACTTGcataaaaatattgcatgaataccatttgaaatatttaaataatcatttaCCTGTTTTAAATAGTTGTGTTTTAGAATACAGTATAAGTAGGTCAGAATATATGAATAGGACAGCAGAAGAATTCGTTTTAAAATTCCCATGTCTTGGTTAGCATCCGAGAAGATAACCTTATAAAAAATACCTCGTAATACAATCTAATATTATTTGGATGGAAAGTAATTAGTGTTTGAGAGTACATGAATTACagtagttttaaattttttcatcTGAAGGTTTTTTGAGTGATTTGTGTTTGCATCATTTTCTAACTAATCTAGTAATTGCATGTACAATTTGAATGTTTGCCAGACTTCAAGGATGTTATTCTTATG
The genomic region above belongs to Mycteria americana isolate JAX WOST 10 ecotype Jacksonville Zoo and Gardens chromosome 1, USCA_MyAme_1.0, whole genome shotgun sequence and contains:
- the AMDHD1 gene encoding putative imidazolonepropionase isoform X2 translates to MAGRHRLLLENAQQLVLVCGRGEEYLLREAAASLAVLRDASLVVGLDGCIKAVGQADVIRNQFSGATFERIIDCSGKCVLPGLVDAHTHPVWAGDRVHEFAMKLAGASYMEIHQAGGGIHFTVEHTRKATEEELFNTFKHRLERMRRAGSTLIECKSGYGLNLETELKMLRVIERAKQSMDIGISSTYCGAHSVPKGKTVTEATDDIINNHLPKLKELKLSGEIHVNNIDVFCEKGVFDLDSTRRILQAGKDIGLQINFHGDELHPMKSAELGAELGAQAISHLEEVSDEGITAMARAKCAAVLLPTTAYILRLKQPQARKMLEEGVIVALGSDFNPNAYCFSMVGALDLPVWGT